The genome window TCattacacacctatcagaatggctaaaattaaaaataagaacactaCCAAATGTGGGTGAGGTTGCAGAGAAACTGTCACTCATACATTACAGGAGGAAATGTAATATGGTACAGtctctctggaaaacagtttggccatTTCTTTAAAACCTAAACATGCAACCGCCATACAACCCAGCAGTTACACTCCTGAGCATTTATCCCACAGAATTAAAGAtatgtgttcacacaaaaacctatactctaatgtttatagcagctgaACACAAGGGGCCTGGGTCAGCTTAGAAGGGCGTGGAGTCATCTTACTGATAAGAAGTCGCTAAACTGACCACCCAGGCAACTTTCCAGGGCAGGGCTGTACACGGAGGAAAACTTAGGGTAGTGGAATCAAAACTGAGCCAGGCAGGGACAAGGAGATGAAGGAAAATAAGTGCAAAGCAAGGGATGGAAATAGAGTCGGGAACTCCCAAAAGCAAGCTGCCCTATTTTTGAGCACAAtgcaaaaacaacagaaaagggaGCTCTGTGAAGGAAAGTATCCTGACGTTGCCTCCTTCTAAAATTCCAGAAAACGAATTTCATGTAAAAAGAgcaacagattttaaaaaaagcaacagaTAAGGACTAAAGGTATATCTTATAAAGAGTTAGAGTGAGTAAGAAGAAAatatggaacagaaaaaaatccttacagataaagaaagcatatcagaaaaatcatgctaccaaaaagatgaaattataacCTCTTTCAAAACAAGCTAAAAGTCATTAAGAAAGTGTTAGAAGATATGAAATAACAACATAAATCACAATGGGAAAATCTCAAAATAGACAATAATATGGTACTATAATaatgtaatgtgataaatatttctCCAATACAATCGTACTACTATAATACCCCTAAGTTTACAAAACGCAACATGccaaatttatcaaataaaacattataatttttaagaaaaatcagaaagtcTCAGAAATGTGACAGTACTCAGGAAATaattagaaacttttaaaaaatccatttcagaaatgaagactgaacaagaaggaacagaagaataaataaacCCGATGCAGAAGGCCTCAATAGAAAGAGAGAAGGTGAAAAGGAGCCCTTTTTTTTCCCCGTTTCTTCAGCCTCCCGCCCCCTACTGGTCGCCACAGCTCACTcccgccaacctctggctgctcacggcagcccagctccagggagagccgttgttcacaatcttagctgtagagggcgcagctcactggcccatgtgggaatggagccggtgaccttggtgttaggagcacagcgctccaatcacctgagctaCTGGGCCGGCCGGGAGTTCAACTAAAAAGTATAACTCAATATAACATTcctaaaactaaaaaacatttGAACAACATATTGAAAGAGAATGTGGTTTATTTGAGAAACACAATTCAAACGACCAAAGccaagatatattttaataaaatttctggacattaaagaaaaagaaaataccaccTGGGCATCCCAGCAAAAATAGTGACTTagattatcatcacatttttTGAGAGCGATGTTACATTAAAATGTAGTAACATTATATTAAGATACTGCAATAAAGCAtagaaatgaaggaatgaagcATAGAAATGACGTATAGAATATCTCTGTTCTGCAATCCCCAGTGAATTAAAGGACCGAGGCAATGAGCATCAATGGTTCCTGACAtaacaaaaagagagacaacagACGTTGTGTGCCTCCTGGTGAAAAACCGCACCCCTCTCCCACCATAGACTTTCCAAAGGAACCAAAGCTAAATCTGATCCACCCGCGGTATCCAGATGCCTATTTGCAGGAAATGCAGAGGACGGCAGGATATGTTAAACTGCACCAAGTGTGTGCagtcagcaaaatccagactatGGAAAACTCTGCAGGTCAAAAGTTCagctaaggaaaagaaagggatggaGGCGAAACCTGTCAAGTATAAGAGACATAAAAGACAACTGAGCTATATTGTCCAGGAACTCATACTTGAGTGAACAGACTATACAGAAATACCAAGAAAGGGTTACCATGGCAGTCAGGATATGATCACTTCTGAGAGGACGGAGGGGGTTGACCGGCCTGAGGCATATGGAGACCACAGTGACTGGcaaagttctatttcttgacctgagTGGTGATTACAGATGATTTGCcttaaataattcattaaattatacattttgtgTAGTTGTCTgtatctgtttcattttataataaaaatatttttttaaatagtgaaaagGAAACAGTGATGAGCTGAGCATCTGTCTTCTGAAGACAATGGGGACAGAAGTTGGAGGAGAGAAGGACTTGGGTGTAACAACTCACAGGCTGAGTGCTGGACCACAGAAAGTGAACAGTTTGGGACTGGAAGGAGTTAGGTCTTAGGGGAATTTCTGGACACTGTCCTTGGAAACGGGGACTCATGGCATATacaagcaggaggaggaagggcagaagCGTGAGAGATGCATGATCTCGGAACACAGAACTCCTCCAAGGCCTCACAGAAAAGGGCCACTCCGGAGCAGTGACCTCCCAAGTGTCTGTTACTTAGTGTAGGGCCCACACCAGGCAATACTGCTCCAGGCGAGAAGCTTCAGTCAGGACCTCAGTATGGCGGTGGTGGGGAAACAGCTCTTGAGACCTGCAGGGACAGTGATAAAAGTTTCATGAGGGACCCCCACCCTCCCATTCGAGGGCTTCAGCAGACAGAGCCACCCTTCCATCATACCCCCATGACGTCTCCCTGTGGCCGAGGGATTGAGAAAATGATCTGGCACCCAAAGACAGGGAGAAAGACATTACCTCATCACCAGACAGCTGAGTCGCCACACATCCTGGAatgaaagagagggaagaaacacAACATTCCAGTTAAGACTGAATGTTGTCATTATCTGAGGAGTAGGGGGTGACCTGCCTTATCAGAGCTCCATCACCACTGACCCCGGATGTTTCTGCTTCAGAAAAGACTATCCCAGCGATCCTGAGACGTACAACCAGCCTCCCCGCCTCACATCTTTGACATTAGGAAAGTGGGAAGTGGGGAAACCCCAGGGCCGGTGGTAGGTGCTCCCAGAGGCCCGTTACCTTTCCGAGCCCTGAGATGAATGGCGATCCCCACCAGAAGGAAGATGAGCCCAAACAGGAAGGCTACCGCTGCACTTAGCACCTTTCTCCCAGGATGCTCACACTGGGCTCCTACGGGAAACAGGGCTCCACATTAGTAAAAAGCTGCCAATATTGGGCGCACCGTCCTGAAGTCCCAGAGCCTGTGCTGGGTAGCAATTCAATGCCATCCAAAGAACATAAATTTAGAAATGGTTCCTTGAAGCCCAGTTTTTCACCCATTAAGTTTCTGTTACAGAATCTTATAACCCATATGAATGTCCCCTAATACCAAGACCAAAGTATTAGAAGATAGTAGTTCCCCACGTTGGGAGTGACAAGGTGATTAGACCTCCTTATTTCTTGGATGATATAAGGACAGGTATCTGCCATGCTTTCTTCCCCCCTAACTCAAGGACGCCAGTGACGTCCTAACCCCCTCAGCTCAGGGCAAAGAAGAATTAGTGTTGTGCCCAAGATGAATGTGGAGGTAACAGGCCCTGTACTGAGTCAGCAGGACCCCGAGTCGGGCCCAGAAGGTCCAAGAAACTGGTTCTCACTCCACTCCACAGACACAGGGCTTGGCAGGCTGGCATGCTCAACAAGGCAGGTGTAGACATCTCCGAGTTCAGGAGTCGTTTCCAGCATCACCATTTTCTGAAAGGTCCAGTCTCCATTCCCAATAAGGCCAGTGGACACGACCCCCGCTCTCTCCTCCTGCCCGTTCCGGAACCATCTGATCGTGATGTGCCCTGGATAGAACCCCGTCACAGAGCAAAGCAGCACGTTGTGGTGCTGCAGGCTTGGGGGCCTCTCCGGATACACTGTCACCTCCGGTTGCactagaaagggagagaaaaatgacCCTGTGAAGGAAAACCACAAAAGACTATCTCTGCCCCTTATAGGCTCTTTCCCAGACCATCCAAGAGGAAACTGGAAATGTGAGGAAATCTCAGAAACTGGATGCGGCAGTGCCCCCAGGGAGGATTTAGGCCTTATCAgacagtccccccttatccattaCCCCTTGTGGTTGAGATACACTAGCTCTGAAAGTCCCTGAGAACCTGGGGGGCCTAGGACCAAGGTCACAGTGACCTGACCTGTGA of Rhinolophus sinicus isolate RSC01 linkage group LG05, ASM3656204v1, whole genome shotgun sequence contains these proteins:
- the LOC109439958 gene encoding HLA class II histocompatibility antigen, DO beta chain isoform X2; its protein translation is MNMFCLSCVGASPVLKRLMIFLSHFFPSRMGSGWVHWVVALIVNLIRLDFSMTQDRDSPEDFVIQAKADCYFTNGTERVQFVVRFIFNLEEYARFDSDVGKFVALTELGRPDAELWNHRPDILERSRAAVDVLCRHNYELGAPFTVGRKVQPEVTVYPERPPSLQHHNVLLCSVTGFYPGHITIRWFRNGQEERAGVVSTGLIGNGDWTFQKMVMLETTPELGDVYTCLVEHASLPSPVSVEWRAQCEHPGRKVLSAAVAFLFGLIFLLVGIAIHLRARKGCVATQLSGDEVSRAVSPPPPY
- the LOC109439958 gene encoding HLA class II histocompatibility antigen, DO beta chain isoform X3, with amino-acid sequence MNMFCLSCVGASPVLKRLMIFLSHFFPSRMGSGWVHWVVALIVNLIRLDFSMTQDRDSPDFVIQAKADCYFTNGTERVQFVVRFIFNLEEYARFDSDVGKFVALTELGRPDAELWNHRPDILERSRAAVDVLCRHNYELGAPFTVGRKVQPEVTVYPERPPSLQHHNVLLCSVTGFYPGHITIRWFRNGQEERAGVVSTGLIGNGDWTFQKMVMLETTPELGDVYTCLVEHASLPSPVSVEWRAQCEHPGRKVLSAAVAFLFGLIFLLVGIAIHLRARKGCVATQLSGDEVSRAVSPPPPY
- the LOC109439958 gene encoding HLA class II histocompatibility antigen, DO beta chain isoform X1, whose translation is MNMFCLSCVGASPVLKRLMIFLSHFFPSRMGSGWVHWVVALIVNLIRLDFSMTQDRDSPEDFVIQAKADCYFTNGTERVQFVVRFIFNLEEYARFDSDVGKFVALTELGRPDAELWNHRPDILERSRAAVDVLCRHNYELGAPFTVGRKVQPEVTVYPERPPSLQHHNVLLCSVTGFYPGHITIRWFRNGQEERAGVVSTGLIGNGDWTFQKMVMLETTPELGDVYTCLVEHASLPSPVSVEWRAQCEHPGRKVLSAAVAFLFGLIFLLVGIAIHLRARKGCVATQLSGDEVMSFSLSLGARSFSQSLGHRETSWGYDGRVALSAEALEWEGGGPS